Part of the Musa acuminata AAA Group cultivar baxijiao chromosome BXJ3-10, Cavendish_Baxijiao_AAA, whole genome shotgun sequence genome, AAGGAGATGAATCAGTAATAGTTCCTGTAACCACACCTTACATGGGTCATTGTCCATGATTACAACAATTGCATTCATGCAGGTTGTCAACACTCAAAAAGTTCCACCATCCTATTATTCAACCCTAAATCCCCTACTGCCCAAACTCACATCAAATACATGGCAGTCACCTGTGAACCAGACATGTACGAAAAGAGTAAGAGATTCAAACAAACATGTAATCTTCCAGAGACAACCTCCTGTAGAATATTGAACACTGTACACCTCAAAGAATATTGCTGAATCTGTAAGCATTGCCATGTAGCAACTAATGCAAGTTTTTCTTCCAACTATGCTTGGAACATTGCTTCTTTTCCAAGGCACTAGGCATGATACTGAACAAAGTACAAGAGGAAAAGATGGAAAAGGGACTTGATGACCTATCTAATTAGACCATAAGCTGTTTTCTTTCAGTGGCAATTACCTCAGTTTCTTGTTGAATCCCAAAAATTCAGAGTTGAAAGTATTTCTACTTTGAGTAAAGAAATGACTGACAATTGTGAGGAGATTATGCCTACTATACTCATGTTGACTACACAACTCCCAGCCAACTCAAACATGGGAGTAGCTCTGAGTTTTGAGGTGTCAAAAGTAGCATcactatttaatttttttctcaaccACTCATTTCTTGAATTCATAGAAGTTTGACAGCAGAATCAAAGGATGTCACTGTGCAACCTAATCAGACTTCAATGAGGATGAGAATAAATTTCACATGATTATGCCAGGGATCAGACAAGGAACTCCTTGTTCATGAGCTTACACTGCCAACATTACAACACTCATCATGAATGCCTAAGCAAAACTCTAGTCATCAATTATTGGAAACAATCAATCCATATGCTTTCTATTGTTCTTTGTCTTTAATCAATAATCCCTCTTCCTACTGATCATGATGCACGACTGTACAATGCAGTCCCACCAAAGAAGGGGACACTGGACATTTCAACTATAGGATCTTCTTTTCCCTCAAAGAAAATGCATTCTCTAGTGCATCTGCAATAGAAAGAAAAGATCTAATTCTCTTTAGCAATTAATCTTCCTTGCTATGATGCCGTGATGATAGAGATTTGTGGCAGGACCAGCCTCGATGTGGATGAAAGTGCCATAGCTGGAGTAGCTTTGTCATGATGATGCTTAATTAGACATGAAGAGGGAAGCTTAGTTATGATGTCCCCTTCAAAAGCACTACCAGTACATTATCTAGATTTTGTTTGCCGACAGTCGTATCTTCTCATTGTTGCAGAATCTACATTCATAAATATATGGCCATCATTGTATTACAGCAATGCCAAATGACATTACATCTGTGATGCCATCTAAGTCGAAGTCCAAACAGAAATATCTATGAAAATTACTGTGAAGTAATATTGGCTACAAATTGCCCAGTGGTGATAGTGAGATTAAGATGGCCAACCTTCAAGGTTAGACTTTCCCTCACCAGTTGCTCTGTCTACTTACCACTGACTGATTCTCATTCTTGGGCTCAAaaatacaagtaatgtctccacTTGATCACTTGTCCGTTCAGTGAGATTGAAAGCTACAAGCATCACATCACATGTAAGTTCTTTGGATATAGACCTAAGACAACCTGTAGCCTATGATTCCATGTGTTACACTGCTATTGGATCAATTGTTCACCCCATAAATACAAGTTGAATGCATCACAATTTGGGTTATCCAAAAAGTCACTGAAAACATTGGTCAGTATAGGCACAGTAGGAAAGGAATAGAAGTCTGATAGTTAAATCCTCTACTGCAACAAGTCAAACATGTTACAGCTATCTGGAAATTTAAATCCTTTCCCACCCCTCATTCATGCAAGCTTGTGACATGGCACTGCCTTGACAAAACTGCAGGAACAGAAGTCTCAGCAGTGTGCATGATTGCCAAATGAAGTCATCAGTATGCTTAAATTCTAAACCACGCAAAGATCTGAAGGTGATCCAACAGCCAACTCCCCTCAGCTTTCTCTATCCACTTGACATATCAACCATGGCTGGATTATTCAATGTCAGCAGCTAATGGATAAACAACAGCAGTAGAGATCCAGAGCTGAACCGAAGAAAACAATGAGAGAGCAGGGTGGGGTGAGAGGCAGACCACATGGGTGCCATGTCTCCTCTCCTGCGAGACTGCTGACAAAGACTTGGCTGCTGTTGTTTGTCTTCTTCCATGGTACCACCCTCTTCGAAGGGTCACTGCTATCACAGCCGAAGAGTGAAGAAACGTCTCCATGAGGGACCAAACTCTCCTCCTCTCACCAAGCTTTTGTGTGAAGGTGAAGGTAGAACACAAAGTTCCATTGACATCTGGAATCAAAACTTTCACCGCAGTGAAAGCTCATCGAGTACTCCACATTTGAATGCTGAGCTACATAGATCTGCTACAGTTGTCCTTGGATAGTTAATGAGTCCACAGCAATTGGCTACAAGCAAGATGTCATGATCCTTAAAGTGAAAGCttaaaccaaaaaaaaagataaaaggagaaaaaggTAGAAGCAAGAACAGTTGATTGGATAAGCCCACCACGCGAGAAAACATCATTCTAGCCAACACTACTTTGTTTGCTTCAGCTCTTCTGTAGTTTTTACTGTTTTCCAAGGCAAATTTATATGAgcaaaatataatatcatatatatatatcaatatataaaaCCAAGCTTACCATCACCCACACTATATTAATCTCGTCCAATTAGTCACTTAATTAGGCCAATAATCTTTCACATGTATTGAAGGAAACAATGCATCTAGACCGTTCAACTTCAAATCCACGGCTCCAGATCAAGCCGATGCCTGTCGAGACGAGACGACGCTGCAGCGGGACTGCCACGTAATCACGGAGTTACCCCGGAATTAACGGAGGATAGACCGGCTATTTTGGATTGCTTGTAAGGGCATTATTGTCATTTAGGGATTTAAATTTCAAAACATTTGGTCCCTACCTGAGACCGACTATAGGGACCGTCCGATTCACCCATCGTACGGCATCCGAAGGCGGTAAATGAGAAGGAAAGGGAAGGGACTGTGGCCATCGGATTCCTTCTCCATCACCTATATATACACCTCGAGGGTTCCGCCTCTTCCGGAGCGCGTCGAAGCCGTCCCCTCCTCCGTTCTCTGTGTACACCGTTTGAAGCACCCCGATCTCCTCGTTCTCGCCGGTAAGCCCTCCATTTCGCGATCGATTCTTAGATCTTGCTGTATCGAGTTCATTTTCCGACGGATCTTGCGATCGTTGTGGTGAACGCTTCGTTCCGATCCTGAGAAACCAGAAATTTGGTTGATCTGCCTTCTCCGTCTCTTAATTCGAGTGCATTTCTGGTTTTACGTTCGTTTCCTTGAGATCGTACTTTGATTCGTTAATGTAATGGGTTTGAGTTACTGCATGACATCACAGTCGTCCTGGATCATCTCGTGTAGATGGGTGTTCGACCCTGATTCTGATTGATCTGATCTTTGGGATGCTACGGATCTGTGTTCTCGTTTTTTTCGGTTTGTTTTCTGGAGTTCCTCCGGATCCGTTGTAGACTTCGCCATCGTGGTGAGGTTCCAGGTCCCATTTTTAGGAATGCCATGGGTTGTGTTTTCGTAACGGAAGCATAGGATGTAAGTTATATGCACCGTCAGACCTAATTTTACATCCTTGTTTTTGATATAGGGAAAAATGAGAGAAATCCTCCACGTCCAGGGCGGTCAGTGCGGCAACCAGATCGGATCAAAGTTCTGGGAAGTTGTGTGTGATGAGCATGGGATAGATCCCACTGGGAGGTACACTGGGTCGTCAGATCTCCAATTGGAACGCATAAATGTGTACTACAATGAGGCCTCTTGCGGGAGGTTTGTTCCCAGGGCGGTGCTGATGGATCTGGAGCCTGGCACTATGGACAGCATTCGAACTGGGCCATATGGCCAGATCTTCCGCCCTGATAACTTTGTCTTTGGTCAGTCTGGAGCTGGAAACAACTGGGCGAAAGGTCACTACACTGAGGGAGCCGAGCTCATTGACTCTGTTCTTGATGTGGTGAGGAAGGAGGCCGAGAACTGTGACTGCCTTCAGGGTATAGTTACCTTCTCTTTTATTTATGTATTGTCACGGGACATCTCAAATCCCTTACTTTTCATTTTTAATGTCTGATCTGTCTTACTTTGACCCCAAAAAATCTGATATTGTTGCTCGTCATGATTTTGGTTAGAATTATTACTCTAGACAAAGTTCAGAGCGAACTCAGTACTTTGATCACCTTGAGCTTCTCTTTCATCATAGAAATGCATTTAATCTCcagaatttttttgttattttaataCTGATCTGATATTTTCATTATGTTTTAATTGTCACAGGCTTGTTTATTTAACGTATTATCACTTAAAAGACCCTTTGCATAGCATTTCTCATATTTGCAATTTTGTTTTCAGGATTCCAAGTGTGCCACTCTCTTGGTGGAGGAACTGGCTCCGGAATGGGAACACTTTTAATATCAAAGATCAGGGAGGAGTACCCGGATCGGATGATGCTCACCTTCTCTGTTTTCCCTTCCCCCAAGGTTTCTGACACAGTTGTGGAACCTTACAATGCAACACTTTCTGTCCACCAGTTAGTTGAGAATGCGGATGAATGCATGGTGCTGGACAATGAAGCACTTTATGATATCTGCTTCCGTACTCTCAAGCTAACCACTCCCAGCTGTAAGTCAGACCATTTAATTATTATCAGTTTTATTATTGGGAAACAAGATACCACTGTCGGTGACACTATTTATGTGAGCTTAATGGGATTCATTTTCTTCATAATCATGGCACTTCTTAATGTGATTCATTTTCTTGATAATGACAGAACATCTGATGGTTATGTCTTGAGACAATGACACAGGATATAATATATTGATCAAAATCAGTATTGTTTCATATGGTTACTTGGGTGGTGGGATCAAAATCAGTATCGAGTGCCCCGCCGCAGCACTCGATGAGAAACAAAAGTTAATGCCTCTTCTTTTGCAATAAACATTAGATGTTTAGGGGTCCCATCTATTGATGTTTGAACAAAGTTCTATTTTCACGTTTTCCACTTCAAGGAAGATCTTCTTGGACTTGTGATTTTCAAAATAAGTTATCATGGCATACTTTTTTCCTTCTGTCCTCTTGCCTTGGTATTTGCTGAAGGGACCCTATTTTTCAGCTCTGTTGCATAAAACTAAATGCAGAAATACTTTAGGTAGGTTATAAGAAACTGATTAGACCTATCTATTGAGTCAAATCAGATGCCTTTTGACAGGCATTAATCATCGAGTCATAGTTTTTATTTGCATCAGATTTCCTTGATTGTTATAGATGACTAGAAAGTAGAGTAATCCTTGTTTGCTAAAGTTGCCTGAGGACATAAGTTAACAATATTTTCCAGATTCTTGGAAAAATTAATAGGTAATGTACAGAGAGTCACATCAATCATGGATCGCCTAACTTGTTCCTTCTTCTGATTGGTGCCAGTCTTTACATGGCATCATCTGCTACAAGTGATGTCGGCTTGAGCTTCAGTAAGTATACTAAGTATTGGATTTCCCATATGTTCATTAGCAACTTGAATCAAATGGAAAAGAAAGAAGTAGCTCCTGATAACCTTGTAAACTTGATGTTACTTTGTTACATtcgtttaaaattttttttataggTTGATTTTGTAATTTATGTGTTGAACACCAATTCCTCTGACGATCCTCATTGTGTATGGACTTTTTCTATGTttgctatgttgactataatgcattgcctttatatgatatatttactTTTGGGCTAAAATGACActtgaaaaattaatttttgtttgCTGTCATCAGTCGGAGACCTAAACCACTTGATATCGGCAACCATGAGTGGCGTCACATGTTGCCTTCGGTTCCCTGGGCAATTGAATTCTGACCTCCGAAAGCTGGCTGTGAATCTGATCCCCTTCCCTCGCCTCCACTTCTTTATGGTCGGTTTTGCACCCTTGACTTCTCGCGGATCACAGCAGTACCGTGCCCTGACCGTCCCGGAGCTCACTCAACAAATGTGGGATTCTAAGAACATGATGTGTGCTGCAGATCCGCGCCACGGTCGGTATCTCACAGCCTCCGCTATGTTCAGAGGCAAGATGAGCACCAAAGAAGTCGACGAGCAGATGATCAACGTCCAGAACAAGAACTCATCCTACTTTGTGGAGTGGATTCCCAACAATGTGAAGTCTAGTGTCTGTGACATACCACCTAGGGGCCTCTCTATGGCGTCCACCTTCATCGGCAATTCGACCTCAATCCAGGAGATGTTCAGGAGGGTGAGCGAGCAGTTCACTGCCATGTTTAGGAGGAAGGCTTTCTTGCACTGGTACACTGGGGAGGGTATGGACGAGATGGAGTTCACCGAGGCCGAGAGCAACATGAATGACCTCGTCTCGGAGTACCAGCAGTATCAGGACGCCACTGCTGATGACGAAGACGaatacgaggaggaggaagaagaagcagccCAAGAGATCTGAGTTGCAGGACAAAGAAGTTGCTCTCGTAAGCCATTATTCTGTGGTAATCTGCGTGAGTAGTTGTAGGTTATTTCCTATCCTGTTTGCATTTCTATGTTACTCTGCACTTGTAGTAGGTAATCTATATTAAGCTGCTGCTGTGATATGGCCTATTgttttatatatgcatatgtatgaaAAAGAGTCAGACCGTCGTCCTTTCAGTATGGTTAATTACATGGATACGTTGTCAGTCATTAAGTTCCGTGAAAACCAATACTCTTcattagattaaaaaataaaatattcgcT contains:
- the LOC135651987 gene encoding tubulin beta-4 chain-like — translated: MREILHVQGGQCGNQIGSKFWEVVCDEHGIDPTGRYTGSSDLQLERINVYYNEASCGRFVPRAVLMDLEPGTMDSIRTGPYGQIFRPDNFVFGQSGAGNNWAKGHYTEGAELIDSVLDVVRKEAENCDCLQGFQVCHSLGGGTGSGMGTLLISKIREEYPDRMMLTFSVFPSPKVSDTVVEPYNATLSVHQLVENADECMVLDNEALYDICFRTLKLTTPSFGDLNHLISATMSGVTCCLRFPGQLNSDLRKLAVNLIPFPRLHFFMVGFAPLTSRGSQQYRALTVPELTQQMWDSKNMMCAADPRHGRYLTASAMFRGKMSTKEVDEQMINVQNKNSSYFVEWIPNNVKSSVCDIPPRGLSMASTFIGNSTSIQEMFRRVSEQFTAMFRRKAFLHWYTGEGMDEMEFTEAESNMNDLVSEYQQYQDATADDEDEYEEEEEEAAQEI